The following are encoded in a window of Campylobacterota bacterium genomic DNA:
- the ftsY gene encoding signal recognition particle-docking protein FtsY produces the protein MFGFIKEKFKKVYDNFTSKVSSLFTTGKLDQAFLDELSRLLLSADTGVKTTNSIIQKLQADIGSNKITSLEQAKDELEVLLQEQLTTKHVPDKQPHVLLMLGVNGTGKTTFISKYAHKLKRDGGKILVVAADTFRAAAPQQLQEWAARIGVEIFLGKQEQDPASVVFDACEKFKQENFSHIIIDTAGRLQTKINLMKELEKIKKIVQRQLPDHDVHTWLTIDAMLGQNSLAQAEVFGQATSVNGIVLTKLDGSGKGGIVFSIIDKLSIPIVYVTFGEGLEDIKPFDGQQYVHDLLHG, from the coding sequence ATGTTCGGATTCATAAAAGAAAAATTCAAAAAAGTTTATGACAACTTCACGAGTAAAGTTTCTTCACTCTTTACTACAGGCAAACTCGATCAAGCTTTTCTCGACGAACTCTCACGCCTTTTACTCTCAGCCGATACCGGCGTTAAAACAACCAATAGTATCATTCAAAAGCTTCAGGCAGACATTGGCAGCAATAAAATAACCAGCCTTGAACAAGCAAAAGATGAATTAGAAGTCTTACTTCAAGAGCAACTTACAACAAAACACGTGCCAGACAAGCAGCCGCATGTTTTACTTATGCTTGGCGTGAACGGAACCGGTAAAACAACATTTATTAGCAAATATGCCCATAAACTCAAACGTGATGGGGGTAAAATTCTTGTTGTCGCTGCAGATACATTTCGGGCTGCTGCTCCACAGCAGCTACAGGAATGGGCTGCTCGTATTGGCGTTGAAATTTTTTTAGGCAAGCAGGAGCAAGACCCCGCTTCAGTTGTGTTTGATGCATGTGAAAAATTCAAGCAAGAAAACTTCTCACACATCATCATCGATACTGCCGGTCGACTACAAACAAAAATAAATTTAATGAAAGAGCTGGAAAAAATAAAAAAGATCGTTCAACGTCAATTGCCAGATCATGACGTTCACACCTGGCTTACCATTGATGCCATGCTTGGGCAAAATAGTCTTGCACAAGCCGAAGTATTTGGACAAGCAACCAGTGTTAACGGTATCGTACTTACCAAGCTTGACGGCAGTGGAAAAGGTGGCATTGTCTTTTCAATCATTGACAAACTCTCCATACCAATTGTATATGTCACCTTTGGAGAAGGACTTGAAGACATTAAACCATTTGATGGCCAGCAGTACGTACACGACTTACTACACGGCTAA
- a CDS encoding DUF2062 domain-containing protein, with protein MIKKFYKKLMSVVLRDPNPKRLARSCALGVYVAFSPFPGAHTLMMVCMNYIFDLHFPTLFVVASINNPWTAIPFFSGDYFFGYWLVHYVFGYSPSWAFSLEKFFGSGSICVWSFLIGGNLLGALAGLLCYPFALSIFKRIIVPQQVCE; from the coding sequence ATGATCAAAAAGTTTTATAAAAAATTGATGAGTGTAGTGTTGCGTGATCCAAACCCCAAACGTTTAGCACGCTCTTGCGCGTTGGGGGTGTATGTTGCCTTTTCGCCCTTTCCTGGTGCGCATACGCTCATGATGGTTTGTATGAATTATATTTTTGATCTTCATTTCCCAACACTGTTTGTTGTTGCTTCGATAAATAATCCGTGGACCGCTATACCATTTTTTTCAGGAGATTATTTTTTTGGATATTGGCTGGTGCATTATGTCTTTGGGTATTCCCCGTCGTGGGCATTTTCACTGGAAAAATTTTTTGGTTCTGGTAGTATTTGCGTCTGGTCGTTTTTGATTGGAGGAAATCTGCTTGGAGCGCTTGCAGGGTTGCTCTGCTATCCGTTTGCATTGAGTATTTTTAAACGAATTATTGTGCCACAACAGGTGTGTGAGTAA
- the sppA gene encoding signal peptide peptidase SppA — protein MEKNNKQMNFYNILRNLFFIILILQFTPALISNLRTSFEETVNPSAHVAYLTINGPIFDSSFYVKKIEDFSENKDIKALLLKINSPGGYPGSCQAIFNELLKFKKKKPIVSFVENTCASGGYYVASASNKIFANSLSMIGSVGALMELPNVKGLLNNWMVNYTYVQAGEYKTAGSPVKDLTPKELAYLQNLANDNYKEFVKDIKAQRNVGADDKKWADGKVFTGSQALKLNMIDEIGSYSDAIAEIKKLINIEPDDKIKLVKPKKPTGLMKLFGAEEEYGEQGGLADKTAAFIHNVYQKFMVRCSVTSSDIQAH, from the coding sequence GTGGAAAAAAACAACAAGCAGATGAACTTTTACAACATCTTAAGAAATCTTTTCTTTATTATTCTTATTCTTCAATTTACCCCAGCTCTTATTTCCAACTTACGCACATCCTTTGAAGAAACGGTCAATCCAAGCGCCCATGTCGCTTACCTAACCATCAATGGCCCAATCTTTGACTCAAGTTTTTATGTCAAAAAAATCGAAGACTTTTCTGAAAACAAAGATATTAAGGCACTTCTTTTAAAAATTAATTCCCCAGGAGGCTACCCCGGCTCATGCCAGGCAATTTTTAATGAGCTCCTCAAATTCAAAAAGAAAAAACCTATCGTTAGTTTTGTAGAAAACACCTGTGCTTCGGGAGGCTACTACGTTGCATCAGCTTCCAACAAAATATTTGCAAACTCATTGTCAATGATTGGTAGCGTTGGCGCACTTATGGAACTACCAAACGTTAAAGGTCTTCTCAACAACTGGATGGTTAACTACACATACGTGCAGGCCGGCGAGTACAAGACTGCCGGAAGCCCAGTCAAAGACCTCACGCCAAAAGAGCTTGCCTATTTACAAAACCTTGCCAACGATAACTACAAAGAATTTGTCAAAGATATTAAGGCACAACGTAACGTTGGTGCCGATGACAAAAAATGGGCTGACGGAAAGGTTTTTACCGGCAGTCAAGCTCTTAAGCTCAACATGATTGACGAAATTGGTTCATACTCTGATGCTATAGCTGAAATCAAAAAGTTAATTAATATCGAGCCTGATGACAAAATCAAGTTGGTAAAACCTAAAAAGCCCACAGGCTTGATGAAACTATTTGGTGCTGAAGAAGAATATGGCGAGCAAGGTGGTCTTGCAGATAAAACTGCAGCATTCATACACAACGTTTATCAAAAGTTCATGGTTCGCTGCAGTGTAACCAGCAGCGATATCCAAGCACATTAA
- the prmC gene encoding peptide chain release factor N(5)-glutamine methyltransferase — protein MTATLATVVAQLQQQLPAEQEAWWLLEKVTGTSKAKLLANKSFQLTHEQTKLLEKLVDERVNEKKPLQYILGSVPFCNLDIITRPPVLIPRPETEEWVSWLITQLDPIKNEPLHILDLCTGSGCIALALSKALPNANVTGVDITSHAIELARQNKQHNNIGNCTFIQSDLYTHLQNDITFDLIVSNPPYLSEHEWQGLEQDVTQWEDKTAFVANAGGLGIYNNIIEQAHNYLKKNSVLQSHTIPQLVLELGTNAKAVQKTLETAALSNITIYKDLQGKDRWISACI, from the coding sequence ATGACAGCTACACTTGCAACAGTGGTTGCACAACTACAGCAGCAACTCCCTGCCGAACAAGAAGCATGGTGGTTACTTGAAAAGGTAACAGGAACAAGCAAAGCAAAACTTCTTGCAAATAAAAGCTTTCAGCTAACGCACGAGCAGACTAAATTGCTTGAAAAACTGGTTGACGAACGTGTTAACGAAAAAAAGCCGTTACAGTATATTCTTGGCAGTGTACCATTTTGCAACCTTGATATCATAACCAGGCCACCTGTTCTGATTCCACGGCCTGAAACTGAAGAATGGGTTAGCTGGCTTATTACGCAATTAGATCCTATTAAAAATGAGCCGTTACACATTCTCGATTTATGTACTGGGTCGGGATGCATTGCACTCGCGCTGAGCAAGGCATTACCCAATGCCAATGTAACTGGTGTTGACATTACATCTCACGCAATAGAACTTGCACGGCAGAACAAACAACACAACAATATTGGTAACTGCACGTTTATACAGTCAGATTTGTACACGCATCTCCAAAACGATATAACTTTCGACTTAATTGTAAGTAATCCACCATATTTAAGCGAACATGAATGGCAAGGCCTTGAACAGGATGTAACACAGTGGGAAGACAAGACAGCATTTGTTGCAAACGCAGGAGGTCTGGGGATTTACAACAATATTATTGAACAAGCACACAACTATCTCAAAAAAAACAGTGTCTTACAAAGCCACACAATACCCCAGCTCGTGCTAGAGCTGGGAACAAATGCCAAAGCCGTGCAAAAAACCCTTGAAACAGCAGCCTTGAGCAATATCACGATCTACAAAGATCTTCAAGGAAAGGACCGATGGATTAGTGCATGCATTTGA
- a CDS encoding ankyrin repeat domain-containing protein, which translates to MIKIAHKAFFLLALIHYSTTHAIAPVKPATSCHRLPLYTHNKMQELKKIPVYKQTELLPSRPLFPRFFTALSDKLQQQKKHIAIPATRQDYTPNATPIHFFKTKPELPQRPLPLHSAVLEQGPDAIKEHLRKGAYINQQDNRGLTPLHVAAKQGNNDAIKLLLSHDCPAQQQSQTFAPQPCSAQSFIGSCCRPYTSGMRQLISCKADTNSTDNKGRTPLHLAAKYGNLDACKLLLWHGADRMLLDGNSRSALDYAILKNHEDITKLLMS; encoded by the coding sequence ATGATAAAAATAGCACATAAGGCTTTTTTTCTTCTTGCTCTGATACATTACAGTACAACCCATGCTATTGCCCCCGTAAAGCCTGCAACCTCTTGCCACCGTTTACCACTTTACACACATAACAAAATGCAAGAACTGAAAAAAATTCCGGTTTACAAGCAAACTGAACTACTGCCCTCTCGACCACTCTTCCCTCGTTTTTTCACAGCGCTCTCCGACAAATTACAACAACAAAAAAAACATATTGCTATACCTGCAACTCGACAAGACTACACACCAAATGCTACTCCAATCCATTTCTTCAAAACAAAGCCAGAACTACCACAACGACCACTCCCACTGCATTCAGCAGTCCTTGAACAGGGACCAGATGCAATAAAGGAACACCTTAGAAAAGGTGCATACATCAACCAACAAGACAACAGGGGATTAACCCCACTCCACGTTGCAGCAAAACAGGGCAACAACGATGCGATCAAACTCCTGCTCTCTCACGACTGTCCAGCTCAACAACAATCGCAAACATTTGCTCCACAACCATGTAGTGCACAAAGCTTTATCGGTTCATGTTGCCGCCCCTACACATCTGGCATGAGACAACTTATTTCCTGCAAGGCCGACACAAACAGCACTGACAACAAAGGACGAACCCCACTACATCTGGCGGCAAAATATGGAAACCTTGATGCTTGTAAACTATTGCTCTGGCATGGCGCCGACCGAATGTTACTTGATGGCAACTCTCGTTCGGCATTAGACTATGCAATTTTAAAAAACCACGAAGATATAACCAAACTACTCATGAGCTAG
- a CDS encoding fructose-6-phosphate aldolase, whose product MKLFLDTADRELIKKWVPTGLVDGITTNPTHLSKQGPNSKQVLLDICSMVEGDVSIEVVEKKPEAVAAQAREIANLAQNVVVKIPFSPEYLPVIKQLSQENIKINVTLVFNTLQALMVAKLGVAYISPFAGRLDDIGADGIATIADIVAIKEIYDLKSEILAASIRSVQHWHQSALAGADVATLPPTVFEQAMHHPLTEKGIALFDRDWQKLGKEKLLG is encoded by the coding sequence ATGAAACTATTTCTTGATACTGCCGATCGTGAATTAATCAAAAAATGGGTTCCAACAGGACTGGTTGATGGCATTACAACAAATCCAACCCACCTGAGCAAGCAAGGCCCTAACAGCAAACAAGTACTACTTGATATTTGCTCGATGGTTGAAGGCGATGTTAGCATTGAAGTTGTTGAAAAAAAACCCGAAGCTGTAGCAGCACAAGCACGTGAAATAGCAAATCTTGCGCAAAACGTGGTTGTCAAAATACCATTCAGTCCTGAGTACCTGCCTGTTATAAAGCAACTCTCACAAGAAAATATTAAAATCAATGTGACGCTTGTTTTTAACACGCTGCAAGCACTTATGGTTGCAAAACTTGGCGTCGCCTACATCTCGCCATTTGCAGGTAGACTTGATGACATCGGGGCAGACGGTATTGCCACTATTGCAGATATTGTTGCTATCAAAGAAATATATGATCTTAAATCAGAAATTCTTGCAGCATCAATTAGAAGTGTACAACACTGGCATCAATCTGCACTTGCAGGCGCTGACGTAGCAACACTTCCTCCAACGGTGTTTGAACAAGCAATGCATCATCCGCTAACTGAAAAGGGAATTGCCCTTTTTGATCGAGACTGGCAAAAACTTGGTAAAGAAAAACTACTAGGTTAA
- a CDS encoding right-handed parallel beta-helix repeat-containing protein: MNHKIHSHYFALFALLMSTNLNAGCPFGFDSGNTAQPKRNTGAQTKTISQKNPTPQAPGSIDLSDAVAITQADFDSGTYRIKTPGYYYLKEDIAFEPSPGAEAGRADKPTRGWFAVISIETDNVTLDLNQKTIETTTDFVNAHNFKLFSIIELANAAFPTPPKDLEFTAFAGETEFISANNVVVRNGTLGRSSHHGIHGNFNDNIQVHDLVVRDWEVGGIAFNNLISGQIKNCMVSGSQHEIKIKGDPATLHDLRRALVALEDGGDANATPHREAIDKLIADPVANGTASPIPFPDGNMYGIFINNFLDVGPRGTEKACLELEQLHGFTHGHCVEIENVSVCNIQAALRETVGMAGYTVREGKVARLTMGPNGVFGTLRWEDAYPSGTFAPNAILKAQVYAVNAADPDGLPAGFAANILSATPSEALFKTHVTPVFGEDLAGHFNKGIFGIRLDCVDGISIKNCNVSGLENKGVTGIVLSDLAGGANYPDFEQKRYKGNDVWGISLSYCNSCLIKDCAVNNCTTSNGDVVGVSCLNGSSANLIENCYTGDMHSQHDSEETIVNPTGRSIGFLCEEGSNSNLINNCDCALLSSYRSTFGFTSRNCLANRFEDCKAYNLRAHATDRLDDPKQAVGFESEASKCTQFLHCEAVCMACTGESAERRETDSQAAGFLLCDNKDEVTDKKSLIKDCVSRCHNGGAGEAFGICLSGAECAALVGNTTALNDGDSPANNSFGIKDFARQSTSLVTKNIAYANEQNYYVTYANSSGKLLVTESSYDDLDSLISVNAWENIALDKRKDSQNNVRPPRPPRPSRR, encoded by the coding sequence ATGAATCACAAAATTCATTCACATTATTTTGCACTTTTTGCTCTACTCATGAGCACAAATCTTAATGCTGGATGCCCATTTGGCTTTGATAGCGGTAACACCGCTCAGCCAAAACGTAACACTGGCGCACAAACGAAAACCATCTCGCAAAAAAATCCAACACCGCAAGCACCAGGATCTATTGATCTGAGCGATGCTGTAGCAATCACGCAAGCAGATTTTGACAGCGGTACGTACCGAATCAAAACGCCAGGCTACTACTATCTGAAAGAAGATATTGCTTTTGAGCCATCACCAGGTGCTGAAGCTGGCAGAGCAGACAAACCAACACGTGGCTGGTTTGCTGTCATCTCAATCGAGACTGACAACGTTACCTTAGACCTCAACCAAAAAACCATTGAAACTACAACTGACTTTGTTAACGCACATAACTTTAAACTATTTTCCATCATTGAACTTGCAAATGCTGCGTTTCCTACCCCACCAAAAGACCTTGAATTCACCGCTTTTGCCGGAGAAACAGAATTCATAAGTGCTAACAACGTTGTTGTCCGTAATGGAACACTTGGTCGTTCATCGCACCATGGCATCCACGGAAACTTTAACGATAACATCCAGGTACATGATTTGGTTGTGCGTGACTGGGAAGTTGGTGGTATTGCGTTCAATAATTTGATCAGTGGCCAAATTAAAAACTGTATGGTCTCGGGCTCTCAGCACGAAATCAAAATCAAGGGTGATCCTGCAACACTGCATGATTTGCGCAGAGCACTCGTTGCGCTTGAAGATGGCGGCGACGCCAACGCAACACCACACCGCGAAGCGATTGATAAATTAATCGCAGATCCTGTTGCCAATGGCACAGCAAGTCCAATACCATTCCCTGATGGCAACATGTACGGTATATTCATTAACAACTTTCTGGACGTCGGACCGCGTGGAACTGAAAAAGCATGCCTAGAACTTGAGCAGCTTCACGGCTTTACGCACGGTCACTGTGTAGAGATTGAAAATGTATCAGTCTGTAACATTCAAGCAGCGCTCCGCGAAACCGTTGGCATGGCTGGTTATACCGTCCGCGAAGGTAAAGTTGCTCGCTTGACCATGGGCCCTAACGGCGTCTTTGGCACACTTCGCTGGGAAGATGCCTATCCAAGCGGAACGTTTGCTCCAAACGCTATTTTAAAAGCTCAGGTATATGCAGTAAACGCAGCAGATCCTGATGGCCTGCCAGCGGGCTTTGCTGCAAATATTTTATCAGCAACTCCTAGTGAAGCACTTTTCAAAACACACGTAACACCTGTGTTTGGTGAAGACCTTGCAGGCCACTTCAACAAAGGAATTTTTGGCATACGCCTTGACTGTGTTGATGGCATCAGCATTAAAAACTGCAACGTTTCCGGTCTTGAAAATAAAGGTGTAACTGGCATTGTGTTGAGTGATCTTGCAGGAGGAGCAAACTATCCTGACTTTGAGCAAAAACGCTACAAAGGTAATGATGTCTGGGGAATTTCACTCTCATATTGCAACAGCTGCTTGATTAAAGACTGCGCGGTAAACAATTGCACCACAAGCAATGGTGACGTAGTCGGTGTTTCATGCCTAAATGGCTCAAGTGCAAATCTCATTGAGAACTGCTACACCGGAGACATGCATTCACAACACGATAGCGAAGAAACAATTGTTAATCCAACTGGCAGATCAATCGGATTTCTTTGTGAAGAGGGCTCAAACTCAAACTTGATCAACAATTGCGACTGCGCACTGCTTTCATCATATCGATCAACATTTGGTTTCACGTCAAGAAACTGTCTAGCAAACCGATTTGAAGACTGTAAAGCATACAACCTCCGTGCACATGCGACAGATCGCCTTGACGATCCTAAGCAAGCTGTTGGCTTTGAATCAGAGGCTAGCAAATGCACACAGTTCTTACATTGCGAAGCCGTTTGCATGGCATGCACAGGAGAGTCTGCGGAGCGAAGAGAGACTGACTCTCAAGCTGCAGGATTTTTACTTTGCGATAATAAAGATGAAGTAACCGACAAAAAGTCATTGATAAAAGATTGTGTTTCACGCTGCCACAACGGTGGTGCTGGTGAAGCGTTTGGCATATGCCTGTCTGGTGCTGAATGCGCAGCATTGGTTGGCAACACCACAGCACTCAACGACGGTGACTCACCAGCAAATAACAGCTTTGGCATCAAAGACTTTGCTCGTCAATCAACATCGCTGGTAACCAAAAATATTGCCTACGCAAACGAACAAAACTACTATGTCACGTATGCAAACTCAAGCGGAAAACTGCTCGTTACTGAAAGCTCGTATGACGATCTTGACTCACTTATTTCCGTTAATGCGTGGGAAAATATTGCACTTGATAAACGAAAAGATAGCCAAAACAACGTAAGGCCACCACGCCCACCACGTCCATCACGACGCTAA
- the smpB gene encoding SsrA-binding protein SmpB, whose translation MDIAKNKKAYFEYELLEKFEAGVQLTGDEIKSLRKKQVSLADAFATFTRGELFLLNCYIAPYTHAYEKTDVSRRSRKLLLNKRELNTLVGAVSKKGLTIVPLRIFINSRGYAKVEIALARHKKLVDKRKTIQDREQKRQAEREVKVRIK comes from the coding sequence ATGGATATAGCAAAAAATAAAAAAGCATATTTTGAGTACGAGTTGCTTGAAAAGTTTGAAGCAGGTGTTCAATTAACGGGCGACGAGATAAAATCACTACGTAAAAAACAGGTTTCGCTTGCAGATGCATTTGCAACATTTACGCGAGGTGAGTTGTTTTTACTCAATTGCTATATTGCACCGTACACTCATGCATATGAAAAGACCGACGTTTCCCGTCGTTCACGCAAGCTTTTGCTTAACAAACGGGAGCTAAACACACTTGTGGGGGCGGTTTCAAAAAAAGGTCTGACGATTGTACCGCTACGCATTTTTATCAACAGCCGTGGCTATGCAAAGGTTGAAATAGCACTAGCTCGTCATAAAAAGTTAGTTGACAAGCGAAAAACGATTCAAGATCGTGAACAGAAGCGTCAGGCTGAGCGAGAAGTGAAGGTTCGTATTAAGTGA
- a CDS encoding KUP/HAK/KT family potassium transporter yields the protein MESEQRDHRSTESLKKQVKDVIKSLGIVFGDIGTSPIYALSVIFLFIAPSSENIFGVLSLIFWTLTSVVTLEYAWLAMSLGKKGEGGTIVLKELLTPLLSSPKQAMVVTILTFIAISLFFGDGVITPAVGILSAVEGALLIPAFAQVSRTVLVVAACAITTMLFLLQKRGAERVSHAFGPLMLLWFSALSISGMYSIVQHPSILYALNPYYALQFFIHNGIVGFFTLSAIFLCATGGEALYADMGHLGRMPIIRAWCVVFVALTLTYLGQGAFLLSSPDAKYVLYEMILHQFSAAYIPFLILSLVSTIAASQAMISGIFSIVYQGIITNVIPTIKIAYTSSKLRSQVYIGFINWCLYIAVILVIIQFRFSYKLTAFYGFAVTGTMTMTGTMMTWIFWLRKNYFKSCLAFLLTLINIVFLLASTYKIPKGGYWSILIGLIPFTILLIYNRGEQKLYDVSEFTSLEDYLEKYNEEYQKHQHLDGCALFFAPDVDRLQPYVAQTMFVNGIMYEENIIVSVVTRDDPFGVISFFKGTLAPGLQVFEIHRGYMEVLDIEKILVNAGINSKVIFYGIEAVATKSWLWKMYAIIKHMSPSFVQFYKLPANKLHGVVTRVDL from the coding sequence ATGGAAAGCGAGCAGAGGGATCATCGGAGTACTGAGAGCTTAAAAAAACAGGTCAAAGATGTTATAAAGTCTTTGGGTATTGTGTTTGGCGATATTGGGACCAGTCCAATTTATGCGCTATCTGTCATTTTTTTATTTATTGCCCCCAGTAGCGAAAATATTTTTGGCGTTTTATCGCTTATTTTTTGGACGTTGACGAGTGTGGTAACACTTGAGTACGCATGGCTTGCCATGAGTCTAGGCAAAAAAGGTGAGGGTGGAACCATCGTGCTTAAAGAGCTTTTGACACCGCTACTCAGTTCACCAAAGCAGGCCATGGTGGTGACAATACTGACATTCATAGCAATATCACTCTTCTTTGGTGACGGGGTTATTACCCCAGCTGTAGGTATTTTGAGTGCTGTTGAAGGGGCGTTGCTTATTCCTGCATTTGCGCAGGTGAGCCGTACAGTACTCGTTGTTGCTGCGTGTGCGATTACAACCATGTTGTTTTTGTTGCAAAAGCGTGGAGCTGAGCGTGTTTCGCATGCTTTTGGGCCATTAATGCTGCTTTGGTTTAGTGCATTATCCATTTCTGGTATGTACTCAATCGTTCAGCATCCAAGCATTTTGTATGCCCTCAATCCATATTATGCACTGCAATTTTTTATTCATAATGGAATTGTAGGTTTTTTTACATTGTCGGCAATTTTTTTGTGTGCAACAGGAGGTGAGGCGCTCTATGCAGACATGGGTCACCTTGGACGTATGCCTATCATTCGAGCTTGGTGTGTCGTTTTTGTTGCACTGACCCTTACCTATCTAGGACAAGGGGCTTTTTTACTTTCTAGCCCAGATGCTAAGTACGTTTTGTACGAGATGATCTTACATCAATTTTCTGCAGCATACATACCATTCTTAATTTTAAGTTTGGTTTCGACAATTGCCGCATCTCAAGCTATGATTAGCGGTATATTCTCAATTGTTTACCAGGGAATTATTACTAACGTAATCCCGACCATTAAAATAGCCTACACCTCAAGTAAATTACGCTCCCAAGTATACATTGGCTTTATTAACTGGTGTTTGTACATTGCTGTTATTTTAGTCATTATTCAATTTCGTTTTTCATACAAATTAACGGCGTTTTATGGTTTTGCGGTAACCGGAACAATGACCATGACCGGTACCATGATGACGTGGATTTTTTGGCTTCGTAAAAATTACTTCAAGTCATGTCTTGCGTTTTTGCTAACGTTGATCAACATAGTTTTTCTACTTGCAAGCACATACAAAATACCAAAGGGGGGTTACTGGTCTATTTTGATTGGGCTCATTCCATTTACTATTTTGCTTATTTATAACAGAGGTGAGCAGAAGCTGTATGATGTAAGTGAGTTCACCTCATTGGAAGATTACTTAGAAAAGTACAACGAAGAGTATCAAAAGCATCAGCATCTTGACGGATGTGCATTATTTTTTGCACCCGATGTTGATAGACTGCAGCCATACGTTGCACAAACGATGTTTGTTAATGGCATTATGTACGAAGAAAATATTATTGTCTCTGTCGTAACGCGCGATGATCCTTTTGGTGTAATCAGCTTTTTTAAAGGAACGTTAGCGCCAGGATTGCAGGTTTTTGAAATTCATCGTGGCTACATGGAAGTGCTTGATATTGAAAAGATATTGGTCAACGCGGGCATTAACTCAAAGGTTATTTTTTATGGAATTGAGGCGGTTGCAACAAAAAGCTGGTTGTGGAAAATGTATGCCATTATCAAGCACATGTCACCTTCATTTGTCCAGTTTTACAAGCTTCCGGCAAATAAACTACATGGCGTTGTAACACGTGTAGATCTTTAG
- a CDS encoding biotin--[acetyl-CoA-carboxylase] ligase encodes MSLLWKMRRLKTCDNTMAWARQNFDQLEHATVIVVDKLEHAQGRQGRSWQIMPGQLLVTFILKPELGMCDEHDLSIRLNQLDIACSLGILEPLLEYGVGIKWPNDFVLNDKKIGGMLAHALWQGQQLQGLIFGFALNANTRFEPTDELSSIATSIAQEQGSDVDMRVLFKNLLTSIGSWYQVWLDGAYDQLYKQWRQHQVYLGKKISVHRKDGSVVQGTMTQVLPNGDMMLLENTGSLCTLSLYVVESIQLV; translated from the coding sequence GTGAGTCTTTTGTGGAAAATGCGTCGTCTTAAAACGTGTGACAACACGATGGCGTGGGCGCGGCAAAACTTTGACCAACTCGAGCATGCGACTGTTATTGTTGTTGACAAACTTGAGCACGCGCAAGGCAGGCAAGGACGTAGTTGGCAGATTATGCCAGGACAACTTTTGGTGACGTTTATTCTAAAGCCAGAGCTTGGCATGTGTGATGAGCATGACCTTTCAATTAGACTTAATCAGCTTGATATAGCATGTAGCTTAGGTATTCTTGAGCCGTTGCTTGAATATGGCGTTGGTATCAAATGGCCCAACGACTTTGTCTTGAACGATAAAAAAATAGGCGGCATGCTTGCTCATGCATTATGGCAAGGACAACAACTTCAAGGCCTCATTTTTGGTTTTGCGCTTAACGCTAATACTCGCTTTGAGCCAACTGATGAGCTGAGCAGTATTGCCACCAGTATTGCGCAAGAGCAGGGTAGCGATGTTGATATGCGTGTCTTATTTAAAAATCTTTTAACGTCAATTGGATCGTGGTATCAGGTGTGGTTAGATGGTGCTTATGATCAGTTGTACAAGCAGTGGCGACAGCATCAGGTGTATCTCGGCAAAAAAATTAGCGTTCATCGCAAAGATGGCAGTGTTGTACAAGGGACTATGACTCAGGTACTGCCTAATGGTGATATGATGTTGCTTGAGAATACCGGTAGTTTATGTACGTTATCGCTGTACGTAGTGGAGTCAATTCAGTTGGTTTAA